The Falco peregrinus isolate bFalPer1 chromosome 1, bFalPer1.pri, whole genome shotgun sequence genome has a window encoding:
- the GOLGA2 gene encoding golgin subfamily A member 2 isoform X8, producing the protein MADSSRQSRLAAAKKKLKEYQQKNSPGAAAGTKKKRKTKDDCRPETPTGDDQQPPENIQNILKVLVSDLKRSNGVAIPSLDKRKAYFDSDVATRSAEQLAPNVPVLSNSDSLPNCHSVLSAPGSVQLTQIHEAEDHKNALDENRSLSSTESLRQLSEQLNGLVSQSTSYVNGESAVSSTNIKEMETRYQELAVALDSSNLTNKQLVTKIEELKEQSQEAVDQLEKEKKELEKKFSKEQAALREQLQVHIQTIGILVSEKSELQAALAHTQQAARQKSGEAESFAARLRSSRQRVLELERTLASVSLQQKQAEKRNEELMKEREDLKLELYKQSKSSEEIKQQNSELSEKIRCLVSKISAKELDMEDLRKKLEMAELMIQQLSESVHQLQAERDQYVEKLKEEQSIWQQQVQQLSEQVHAMADEKEEHMAQIRELEANVTELLSKSAVKPMDIEPSSLAGPTAAELSLQEEIQRLQQEREELHWQYQAQVRDNEQLSHLNQEQEERLLELEKAVQRFNEESVDRQQILEDMQSDKATISRALSQNRELKEQLAELQNGFVKLTNENMEVTSALQSEQHVKKELAKKLGQLQENLGDLKEMLELKSQEAQGLQEQRDQYYSHLQQYTVAYQQLAAEKEELHKQYLLQTQLMDRLQHEEVQGKVTVEMHLKELQQTKESLEAVAKENKELQAQISQLEADLDDRSFHRLEGDGVESEAMTKEIPKSSFVIPEKFESHEEMVAFLTSATSQMEKEREDTRQQLAAQKEQCSSLLQQIAALRQEQQHNMMLGEGPTVDTVPVEVHEALKTAMEKLQSRFTDLMQEKADLKERLEELEHRCIQLSGETDTIGEYIALYQSQRAILKQRHQEKEEYISRLAQDKEEMKMKLQELQDLVMRLVRERNEWYSKYVTAAQNPELQASQHDSVLAVERRMELNATDGEGLRDVNLLDEAELEAAVHPSSFSPTDSKAAQSSQEDPTAKQIMQLLREIQNPQERLGSLLENPCIPFFYRADENDEVKIMVV; encoded by the exons ATTCAGAACATTCTGAAGGTGCTGGTGTCAGACCTGAAGCGCTCCAATGGGGTAGCCATACCCTCATTGGACAAGAGGAAG GCATACTTTGACAGTGATGTTGCCACTCGTAGCGCTGAACAGCTTGCTCCCAATGTCCCTGTGCTATCGAACAGCGACAGTCTACCTAATTGTCATTCTGTTCTGTCCGCTCCTGGGAGCGTGCAGCTGACACAG ATTCATGAAGCTGAGGAtcataaaaatgctttggatGAGAACag GTCTTTATCATCAACAGAAAGTCTCCGCCAGTTGTCTGAACAACTCAATGGCCTGGTTTCTCAG TCTACATCATATGTGAATGGAGAAAGTGCTGTTTCTTCCACAAATATTAAGGAAATGGAA ACACGTTACCAGGAGCTGGCAGTAGCCCTGGATTCCAGCAATCTAACTAACAAACAGCTCGTTACAAAGATAGAGGAACTG aaagagcagagccaggaggcagTGGATCAGCTGGAGAAG GAGAAGaaggagctggaaaagaaattttctaaAGAGCAAGCCGCGCTGAGGGAACAGCTACAG gtTCATATCCAGACTATTGGAATTCTAGTTTCTGAGAAGTCTGAGTTGCAGGCGGCACTTGCACATACTCAGCAAGCTGCACGGCAGAAATCAG GAGAAGCCGAGAGCTTTGCTGCTCGTTTACGTTCATCTCGCCAGAGGGTATTGGAGCTGGAACGTACTTTGGCCTCCGTCTCTCTGCAGCAAAAACAGGCAGAGAAG cGTAATGAAGAGTTAATGAAGGAGCGAGAAGACCTGAAACTGGAGCTGTACAAACAGAG caaaagtagtgaagaaataaagcagcagaattCGGAGCTGTCAGAGAAGATTCGCTGCCTGGTTTCCAAGATCTCAGCCAAGGAGTTGGATATGGAGGATTTGCGTAAGAAACTGGAAATGGCTGAACTGATGATCCAACAG ctcTCGGAGTCAGTTCACCAGCTCCAGGCAGAAAGAGATCAGTATGTAGAGAAACtgaaggaggagcagagcatttggcagcagcaggtgcagcaGCTCTCTGAACAG GTCCATGCAATGGCAGATGAGAAGGAGGAGCATATGGCCCAAATTCGGGAGCTGGAAGCTAATGTTACAGAGCTATTGAGCAAATCAG CAGTTAAGCCCATGGATATTGAGCCttcctcactggcagggcccacagcagctgagctgagccTGCAGGAAGAGATCCAGCGGCTGCAGCAAGAGAGGGAGGAACTGCATTGGCAGTACCAGGCCCAGGTCCGGGACAATGAGCAGCTGAGCCACCTCAaccaggagcaggaggagcggCTGCTGGAGCTTGAGAAGGCGGTGCAGCGCTTCAATGAGGAGTCTGTGGACAGACAGCAGATCTTAGAGGACATGCAGAGTGACAAGGCCACAATCAGTAGGGCACTGAGCCAGAATCGGGAGCTGAAGGAAcagctggctgagctgcagaaTGGCTTTGTCAAACTG acaaatgaaaacatggaGGTTACAAGTGCCCTACAGTCAGAGCAACACGTAAAGAAAGAGCTGGCCAAGAAGCttgggcagctgcaggagaacCTGGGAGACCTCAAGGAGATG CTGGAACTGAAAAGCCAGGAGGCTCAGGGTCTGCAGGAGCAGCGGGACCAGTACTACAGCCACTTACAGCAGTACACTGTGGCGTACCAGCAGCTGGCTGCCGAGAAGGAGGAACTGCACAAACAGTACTTGCTTCAGACACAGCTTATGGATCGGCTGCAGCATGAGGAAGTTCAGGGGAAGGTGACAGTGGAAATGCACctgaaagagctgcagcagaCCAAG GAAAGTCTGGAAGCTGTagctaaggaaaacaaagagctgCAGGCCCAGATCAGTCAGTTAGAAGCAGACCTGGATGACAGGAGTTTTCACCGACTAGAGG GAGACGGAGTTGAAAGCGAAGCAATGACCAAAGAAATCCCAAAATCTTCATTTGTGATCCCAGAGAAGTTTGAAAGCCATGAAGAAATG GTTGCTTTCTTGACATCTGCCACATCCCAAATGGAAAAGGAACGAGAAGATACtaggcagcagctggctgctcagAAAGAGCAGTGCAGTAGCCTCCTGCAGCAAATAGCAGCTCTCAGGCAGGAGCAGCAACATAACATGATGCTGGGCGAAG GTCCCACTGTGGATACTGTTCCGGTGGAGGTTCACGAGGCTTTGAAAACTGCCATGGAGAAGCTACAG TCCCGATTCACAGACCTGATGCAAGAGAAAGCTGACCTGAAGGAACGGCTAGAGGAGTTAGAACACCGCTGCATACAGCTGTCTGGCGAAACAGACACCATTG GGGAGTATATTGCATTATACCAGAGTCAAAGGGCTATCCTCAAACAGCGtcaccaggagaaggaagagtATATCAGCAGACTGGCGCAGGACAAGGAAGAGATGAAG ATGAAACTACAGGAACTGCAGGATTTAGTGATGCGTCTGGtcagggaaagaaatgaatGGTACAGTAAGTATGTAACAGCTGCCCAaaacccagagctgcaggcaagCCAGCATGACAGTGTACTTGCAGTGGAGAGGCGCATGGAACTGAACGCTACTGATGGAGAAG GGTTACGAGATGTGAATTTATTAGATGAAGCAGAACTTGAGGCTGCTGTTCATCCATCCAGTTTCTCTCCTACCGACAGTAAAGCTGCTCAGTCAAGCCAAGAGGAccccacagcaaagcaaataatGCAGCTTCTCAGAGAAATCCAGAACCCTCAGGAGAGGCTGGGCTCCCTGCTGGAAAACCCCTGCATTCCCTTCTTCTACCGTGCTGATGAGAATGATGAGGTCAAAATCATGGTAGTTTAA
- the GOLGA2 gene encoding golgin subfamily A member 2 isoform X3, producing the protein MADSSRQSRLAAAKKKLKEYQQKNSPGAAAGTKKKRKTKDDCRPETPTGDDQQPPENIQNILKVLVSDLKRSNGVAIPSLDKRKAYFDSDVATRSAEQLAPNVPVLSNSDSLPNCHSVLSAPGSVQLTQIHEAEDHKNALDENRSLSSTESLRQLSEQLNGLVSQSTSYVNGESAVSSTNIKEMETRYQELAVALDSSNLTNKQLVTKIEELKEQSQEAVDQLEKEKKELEKKFSKEQAALREQLQVHIQTIGILVSEKSELQAALAHTQQAARQKSGEAESFAARLRSSRQRVLELERTLASVSLQQKQAEKRNEELMKEREDLKLELYKQSKSSEEIKQQNSELSEKIRCLVSKISAKELDMEDLRKKLEMAELMIQQFSNQAGSLDAKQQLQVALEEKAGLETQVAQLSESVHQLQAERDQYVEKLKEEQSIWQQQVQQLSEQVHAMADEKEEHMAQIRELEANVTELLSKSGPTAAELSLQEEIQRLQQEREELHWQYQAQVRDNEQLSHLNQEQEERLLELEKAVQRFNEESVDRQQILEDMQSDKATISRALSQNRELKEQLAELQNGFVKLTNENMEVTSALQSEQHVKKELAKKLGQLQENLGDLKEMLELKSQEAQGLQEQRDQYYSHLQQYTVAYQQLAAEKEELHKQYLLQTQLMDRLQHEEVQGKVTVEMHLKELQQTKESLEAVAKENKELQAQISQLEADLDDRSFHRLEGDGVESEAMTKEIPKSSFVIPEKFESHEEMVAFLTSATSQMEKEREDTRQQLAAQKEQCSSLLQQIAALRQEQQHNMMLGEGPTVDTVPVEVHEALKTAMEKLQSRFTDLMQEKADLKERLEELEHRCIQLSGETDTIGEYIALYQSQRAILKQRHQEKEEYISRLAQDKEEMKMKLQELQDLVMRLVRERNEWYSKYVTAAQNPELQASQHDSVLAVERRMELNATDGEGLRDVNLLDEAELEAAVHPSSFSPTDSKAAQSSQEDPTAKQIMQLLREIQNPQERLGSLLENPCIPFFYRADENDEVKIMVV; encoded by the exons ATTCAGAACATTCTGAAGGTGCTGGTGTCAGACCTGAAGCGCTCCAATGGGGTAGCCATACCCTCATTGGACAAGAGGAAG GCATACTTTGACAGTGATGTTGCCACTCGTAGCGCTGAACAGCTTGCTCCCAATGTCCCTGTGCTATCGAACAGCGACAGTCTACCTAATTGTCATTCTGTTCTGTCCGCTCCTGGGAGCGTGCAGCTGACACAG ATTCATGAAGCTGAGGAtcataaaaatgctttggatGAGAACag GTCTTTATCATCAACAGAAAGTCTCCGCCAGTTGTCTGAACAACTCAATGGCCTGGTTTCTCAG TCTACATCATATGTGAATGGAGAAAGTGCTGTTTCTTCCACAAATATTAAGGAAATGGAA ACACGTTACCAGGAGCTGGCAGTAGCCCTGGATTCCAGCAATCTAACTAACAAACAGCTCGTTACAAAGATAGAGGAACTG aaagagcagagccaggaggcagTGGATCAGCTGGAGAAG GAGAAGaaggagctggaaaagaaattttctaaAGAGCAAGCCGCGCTGAGGGAACAGCTACAG gtTCATATCCAGACTATTGGAATTCTAGTTTCTGAGAAGTCTGAGTTGCAGGCGGCACTTGCACATACTCAGCAAGCTGCACGGCAGAAATCAG GAGAAGCCGAGAGCTTTGCTGCTCGTTTACGTTCATCTCGCCAGAGGGTATTGGAGCTGGAACGTACTTTGGCCTCCGTCTCTCTGCAGCAAAAACAGGCAGAGAAG cGTAATGAAGAGTTAATGAAGGAGCGAGAAGACCTGAAACTGGAGCTGTACAAACAGAG caaaagtagtgaagaaataaagcagcagaattCGGAGCTGTCAGAGAAGATTCGCTGCCTGGTTTCCAAGATCTCAGCCAAGGAGTTGGATATGGAGGATTTGCGTAAGAAACTGGAAATGGCTGAACTGATGATCCAACAG ttctcAAATCAGGCAGGGAGTCtggatgcaaagcagcagttgcaggtggcactggaggagaaggcaggccTGGAAACCCAGGTTGCTCAG ctcTCGGAGTCAGTTCACCAGCTCCAGGCAGAAAGAGATCAGTATGTAGAGAAACtgaaggaggagcagagcatttggcagcagcaggtgcagcaGCTCTCTGAACAG GTCCATGCAATGGCAGATGAGAAGGAGGAGCATATGGCCCAAATTCGGGAGCTGGAAGCTAATGTTACAGAGCTATTGAGCAAATCAG ggcccacagcagctgagctgagccTGCAGGAAGAGATCCAGCGGCTGCAGCAAGAGAGGGAGGAACTGCATTGGCAGTACCAGGCCCAGGTCCGGGACAATGAGCAGCTGAGCCACCTCAaccaggagcaggaggagcggCTGCTGGAGCTTGAGAAGGCGGTGCAGCGCTTCAATGAGGAGTCTGTGGACAGACAGCAGATCTTAGAGGACATGCAGAGTGACAAGGCCACAATCAGTAGGGCACTGAGCCAGAATCGGGAGCTGAAGGAAcagctggctgagctgcagaaTGGCTTTGTCAAACTG acaaatgaaaacatggaGGTTACAAGTGCCCTACAGTCAGAGCAACACGTAAAGAAAGAGCTGGCCAAGAAGCttgggcagctgcaggagaacCTGGGAGACCTCAAGGAGATG CTGGAACTGAAAAGCCAGGAGGCTCAGGGTCTGCAGGAGCAGCGGGACCAGTACTACAGCCACTTACAGCAGTACACTGTGGCGTACCAGCAGCTGGCTGCCGAGAAGGAGGAACTGCACAAACAGTACTTGCTTCAGACACAGCTTATGGATCGGCTGCAGCATGAGGAAGTTCAGGGGAAGGTGACAGTGGAAATGCACctgaaagagctgcagcagaCCAAG GAAAGTCTGGAAGCTGTagctaaggaaaacaaagagctgCAGGCCCAGATCAGTCAGTTAGAAGCAGACCTGGATGACAGGAGTTTTCACCGACTAGAGG GAGACGGAGTTGAAAGCGAAGCAATGACCAAAGAAATCCCAAAATCTTCATTTGTGATCCCAGAGAAGTTTGAAAGCCATGAAGAAATG GTTGCTTTCTTGACATCTGCCACATCCCAAATGGAAAAGGAACGAGAAGATACtaggcagcagctggctgctcagAAAGAGCAGTGCAGTAGCCTCCTGCAGCAAATAGCAGCTCTCAGGCAGGAGCAGCAACATAACATGATGCTGGGCGAAG GTCCCACTGTGGATACTGTTCCGGTGGAGGTTCACGAGGCTTTGAAAACTGCCATGGAGAAGCTACAG TCCCGATTCACAGACCTGATGCAAGAGAAAGCTGACCTGAAGGAACGGCTAGAGGAGTTAGAACACCGCTGCATACAGCTGTCTGGCGAAACAGACACCATTG GGGAGTATATTGCATTATACCAGAGTCAAAGGGCTATCCTCAAACAGCGtcaccaggagaaggaagagtATATCAGCAGACTGGCGCAGGACAAGGAAGAGATGAAG ATGAAACTACAGGAACTGCAGGATTTAGTGATGCGTCTGGtcagggaaagaaatgaatGGTACAGTAAGTATGTAACAGCTGCCCAaaacccagagctgcaggcaagCCAGCATGACAGTGTACTTGCAGTGGAGAGGCGCATGGAACTGAACGCTACTGATGGAGAAG GGTTACGAGATGTGAATTTATTAGATGAAGCAGAACTTGAGGCTGCTGTTCATCCATCCAGTTTCTCTCCTACCGACAGTAAAGCTGCTCAGTCAAGCCAAGAGGAccccacagcaaagcaaataatGCAGCTTCTCAGAGAAATCCAGAACCCTCAGGAGAGGCTGGGCTCCCTGCTGGAAAACCCCTGCATTCCCTTCTTCTACCGTGCTGATGAGAATGATGAGGTCAAAATCATGGTAGTTTAA
- the GOLGA2 gene encoding golgin subfamily A member 2 isoform X17: protein MADSSRQSRLAAAKKKKEQSQEAVDQLEKEKKELEKKFSKEQAALREQLQVHIQTIGILVSEKSELQAALAHTQQAARQKSGEAESFAARLRSSRQRVLELERTLASVSLQQKQAEKRNEELMKEREDLKLELYKQSKSSEEIKQQNSELSEKIRCLVSKISAKELDMEDLRKKLEMAELMIQQFSNQAGSLDAKQQLQVALEEKAGLETQVAQLSESVHQLQAERDQYVEKLKEEQSIWQQQVQQLSEQVHAMADEKEEHMAQIRELEANVTELLSKSAVKPMDIEPSSLAGPTAAELSLQEEIQRLQQEREELHWQYQAQVRDNEQLSHLNQEQEERLLELEKAVQRFNEESVDRQQILEDMQSDKATISRALSQNRELKEQLAELQNGFVKLTNENMEVTSALQSEQHVKKELAKKLGQLQENLGDLKEMLELKSQEAQGLQEQRDQYYSHLQQYTVAYQQLAAEKEELHKQYLLQTQLMDRLQHEEVQGKVTVEMHLKELQQTKESLEAVAKENKELQAQISQLEADLDDRSFHRLEGDGVESEAMTKEIPKSSFVIPEKFESHEEMVAFLTSATSQMEKEREDTRQQLAAQKEQCSSLLQQIAALRQEQQHNMMLGEGPTVDTVPVEVHEALKTAMEKLQSRFTDLMQEKADLKERLEELEHRCIQLSGETDTIGEYIALYQSQRAILKQRHQEKEEYISRLAQDKEEMKMKLQELQDLVMRLVRERNEWYSKYVTAAQNPELQASQHDSVLAVERRMELNATDGEGLRDVNLLDEAELEAAVHPSSFSPTDSKAAQSSQEDPTAKQIMQLLREIQNPQERLGSLLENPCIPFFYRADENDEVKIMVV, encoded by the exons aaagagcagagccaggaggcagTGGATCAGCTGGAGAAG GAGAAGaaggagctggaaaagaaattttctaaAGAGCAAGCCGCGCTGAGGGAACAGCTACAG gtTCATATCCAGACTATTGGAATTCTAGTTTCTGAGAAGTCTGAGTTGCAGGCGGCACTTGCACATACTCAGCAAGCTGCACGGCAGAAATCAG GAGAAGCCGAGAGCTTTGCTGCTCGTTTACGTTCATCTCGCCAGAGGGTATTGGAGCTGGAACGTACTTTGGCCTCCGTCTCTCTGCAGCAAAAACAGGCAGAGAAG cGTAATGAAGAGTTAATGAAGGAGCGAGAAGACCTGAAACTGGAGCTGTACAAACAGAG caaaagtagtgaagaaataaagcagcagaattCGGAGCTGTCAGAGAAGATTCGCTGCCTGGTTTCCAAGATCTCAGCCAAGGAGTTGGATATGGAGGATTTGCGTAAGAAACTGGAAATGGCTGAACTGATGATCCAACAG ttctcAAATCAGGCAGGGAGTCtggatgcaaagcagcagttgcaggtggcactggaggagaaggcaggccTGGAAACCCAGGTTGCTCAG ctcTCGGAGTCAGTTCACCAGCTCCAGGCAGAAAGAGATCAGTATGTAGAGAAACtgaaggaggagcagagcatttggcagcagcaggtgcagcaGCTCTCTGAACAG GTCCATGCAATGGCAGATGAGAAGGAGGAGCATATGGCCCAAATTCGGGAGCTGGAAGCTAATGTTACAGAGCTATTGAGCAAATCAG CAGTTAAGCCCATGGATATTGAGCCttcctcactggcagggcccacagcagctgagctgagccTGCAGGAAGAGATCCAGCGGCTGCAGCAAGAGAGGGAGGAACTGCATTGGCAGTACCAGGCCCAGGTCCGGGACAATGAGCAGCTGAGCCACCTCAaccaggagcaggaggagcggCTGCTGGAGCTTGAGAAGGCGGTGCAGCGCTTCAATGAGGAGTCTGTGGACAGACAGCAGATCTTAGAGGACATGCAGAGTGACAAGGCCACAATCAGTAGGGCACTGAGCCAGAATCGGGAGCTGAAGGAAcagctggctgagctgcagaaTGGCTTTGTCAAACTG acaaatgaaaacatggaGGTTACAAGTGCCCTACAGTCAGAGCAACACGTAAAGAAAGAGCTGGCCAAGAAGCttgggcagctgcaggagaacCTGGGAGACCTCAAGGAGATG CTGGAACTGAAAAGCCAGGAGGCTCAGGGTCTGCAGGAGCAGCGGGACCAGTACTACAGCCACTTACAGCAGTACACTGTGGCGTACCAGCAGCTGGCTGCCGAGAAGGAGGAACTGCACAAACAGTACTTGCTTCAGACACAGCTTATGGATCGGCTGCAGCATGAGGAAGTTCAGGGGAAGGTGACAGTGGAAATGCACctgaaagagctgcagcagaCCAAG GAAAGTCTGGAAGCTGTagctaaggaaaacaaagagctgCAGGCCCAGATCAGTCAGTTAGAAGCAGACCTGGATGACAGGAGTTTTCACCGACTAGAGG GAGACGGAGTTGAAAGCGAAGCAATGACCAAAGAAATCCCAAAATCTTCATTTGTGATCCCAGAGAAGTTTGAAAGCCATGAAGAAATG GTTGCTTTCTTGACATCTGCCACATCCCAAATGGAAAAGGAACGAGAAGATACtaggcagcagctggctgctcagAAAGAGCAGTGCAGTAGCCTCCTGCAGCAAATAGCAGCTCTCAGGCAGGAGCAGCAACATAACATGATGCTGGGCGAAG GTCCCACTGTGGATACTGTTCCGGTGGAGGTTCACGAGGCTTTGAAAACTGCCATGGAGAAGCTACAG TCCCGATTCACAGACCTGATGCAAGAGAAAGCTGACCTGAAGGAACGGCTAGAGGAGTTAGAACACCGCTGCATACAGCTGTCTGGCGAAACAGACACCATTG GGGAGTATATTGCATTATACCAGAGTCAAAGGGCTATCCTCAAACAGCGtcaccaggagaaggaagagtATATCAGCAGACTGGCGCAGGACAAGGAAGAGATGAAG ATGAAACTACAGGAACTGCAGGATTTAGTGATGCGTCTGGtcagggaaagaaatgaatGGTACAGTAAGTATGTAACAGCTGCCCAaaacccagagctgcaggcaagCCAGCATGACAGTGTACTTGCAGTGGAGAGGCGCATGGAACTGAACGCTACTGATGGAGAAG GGTTACGAGATGTGAATTTATTAGATGAAGCAGAACTTGAGGCTGCTGTTCATCCATCCAGTTTCTCTCCTACCGACAGTAAAGCTGCTCAGTCAAGCCAAGAGGAccccacagcaaagcaaataatGCAGCTTCTCAGAGAAATCCAGAACCCTCAGGAGAGGCTGGGCTCCCTGCTGGAAAACCCCTGCATTCCCTTCTTCTACCGTGCTGATGAGAATGATGAGGTCAAAATCATGGTAGTTTAA